The following are encoded together in the Deinococcus soli (ex Cha et al. 2016) genome:
- the nuoL gene encoding NADH-quinone oxidoreductase subunit L: MVLPRLFPGKTGGWLATGMVGAAFVVAVIRYLNQGAPAHEVLWAWLPNMALNANLSVGFWLDQLSALMALIITGVGFLIHLYSISYMGHDPKFTRFFAFLNFFVAMMLILVLADSYPLMFVGWEGVGMASYLLIGFWFNGRNSEASDAQVRAASDAEAVSNSNAARKAFIMNRIGDLGFMLGMFLLFKLYGTLSIPELAERVEGAQVAQAGIELACLFLLVGAVGKSGQLPLTTWLPDAMAGPTPVSALIHAATMVTAGVYLVARSHFLYDLAPNASLWVAWVGGLTALYGALSALNQSDIKKILAYSTVSQLGYMFLAVGLHAYSAGVFHLLTHAFFKALLFLAAGAVIHALHDEQDVRKMGGLHRFMPFTHLVSVAGVLAIAGIPIWSGFFSKDAILAAAYEQNTALYLIGLGVALLTAFYMGRWYFLVWRGTYRGHGHPHEADTLTKIPLGVLAALATLAGFLNIPTFLGGGHAFDSYLGRAIPLHAHEIPVATEWLLTVFAVLAGVLGLGWAFLAHRRSALATGPLGDLSRNSLYLDALYDNVVSAPSRAIAGALDTVDRGTDDALNGVARNASGPGGLFTLWQSGFVRAYAVSMLLGTAAIIGYWALKTIGSGA; encoded by the coding sequence ATGGTGCTGCCCCGCCTGTTCCCCGGAAAGACCGGGGGCTGGCTGGCGACCGGGATGGTCGGCGCGGCGTTCGTCGTGGCCGTCATCCGTTACCTGAACCAGGGTGCGCCCGCCCATGAGGTGCTGTGGGCGTGGCTGCCGAACATGGCCCTGAACGCGAACCTGTCGGTGGGGTTCTGGCTCGACCAGCTCTCGGCGCTGATGGCGCTGATCATCACGGGCGTGGGCTTCCTGATTCACCTGTACTCGATCTCGTACATGGGACACGACCCGAAGTTCACGCGGTTCTTCGCGTTCCTGAACTTCTTCGTGGCGATGATGCTGATCCTGGTGCTGGCCGACTCGTACCCGCTGATGTTCGTCGGCTGGGAGGGCGTGGGCATGGCGTCGTACCTGCTGATCGGTTTCTGGTTCAATGGCCGCAACAGCGAGGCGAGTGACGCGCAGGTGCGTGCTGCCAGTGACGCCGAGGCGGTCAGCAACTCCAACGCGGCGCGCAAGGCGTTCATCATGAACCGCATTGGAGACCTGGGCTTCATGCTGGGCATGTTCCTGCTGTTCAAGCTGTACGGCACCCTGAGCATTCCCGAACTGGCCGAGCGGGTCGAGGGCGCGCAGGTGGCGCAGGCGGGCATTGAACTCGCGTGCCTGTTCCTGCTGGTCGGCGCGGTCGGCAAGAGCGGTCAGCTGCCCCTGACGACCTGGCTGCCGGACGCCATGGCGGGCCCCACGCCCGTCTCCGCGCTCATCCACGCGGCCACCATGGTCACGGCGGGCGTGTACCTCGTGGCGCGCAGCCACTTCCTGTACGACCTCGCCCCGAACGCCAGCCTGTGGGTCGCGTGGGTGGGCGGCCTGACCGCGCTGTACGGCGCGCTGTCCGCGCTGAATCAGTCGGACATCAAGAAGATCCTGGCGTACTCCACCGTGTCGCAGCTGGGGTACATGTTCCTCGCGGTGGGCCTGCACGCGTACTCGGCGGGCGTGTTCCACCTGCTCACGCACGCGTTCTTCAAGGCGCTGCTGTTCCTCGCGGCGGGCGCCGTGATCCACGCGCTGCACGACGAGCAGGACGTGCGCAAGATGGGCGGCCTGCACCGGTTCATGCCGTTCACGCACCTCGTGTCCGTGGCGGGCGTGCTGGCGATCGCCGGGATTCCGATCTGGAGCGGCTTCTTCTCCAAGGACGCCATCCTGGCCGCCGCGTACGAGCAGAACACGGCGCTGTACCTGATCGGGCTGGGCGTGGCGCTGCTCACCGCGTTCTACATGGGCCGCTGGTACTTCCTGGTGTGGCGCGGCACGTACCGCGGGCACGGCCACCCGCACGAGGCGGACACCCTGACGAAGATCCCGCTGGGCGTGCTGGCCGCGCTGGCGACCCTGGCCGGGTTCCTGAACATCCCCACCTTCCTGGGTGGCGGGCACGCCTTCGACTCGTACCTGGGTCGGGCGATCCCGCTGCACGCGCACGAGATTCCCGTCGCGACCGAGTGGCTGCTGACCGTCTTCGCCGTCCTCGCGGGCGTGCTGGGGCTGGGCTGGGCGTTCCTCGCACACCGCCGCAGCGCGCTGGCGACCGGGCCGCTGGGTGACCTCAGCCGCAACAGCCTGTACCTCGACGCGCTGTACGACAACGTCGTGTCCGCCCCCAGCCGCGCCATCGCGGGCGCGCTGGACACCGTGGACCGCGGCACCGACGACGCCCTGAACGGCGTCGCCCGCAATGCCAGCGGCCCCGGTGGGCTGTTCACGCTGTGGCAGAGCGGCTTCGTGCGCGCCTACGCCGTCAGCATGCTGCTCGGCACCGCCGCGATCATCGGCTACTGGGCCCTCAAGACCATCGGGAGCGGCGCATGA
- the nuoK gene encoding NADH-quinone oxidoreductase subunit NuoK — protein MVPTTFYLGLSGILFALGMIGVLTRRTAIMVFLSVELMLNAANLALVAFARSWGDPTGQTAVFIVMTLAAAEVAIGLAIIVAIFRKRETTNVDDLAALKG, from the coding sequence ATGGTCCCCACCACCTTCTACCTGGGCCTGTCCGGGATCCTGTTCGCGCTGGGCATGATCGGCGTGCTGACCCGCCGCACGGCGATCATGGTGTTCCTGTCGGTGGAACTGATGCTGAACGCCGCGAACCTCGCGCTGGTGGCGTTCGCGCGGTCGTGGGGCGATCCGACCGGGCAGACGGCCGTGTTCATCGTGATGACGCTGGCCGCCGCCGAGGTGGCGATCGGGCTGGCGATCATCGTCGCGATCTTCCGTAAACGCGAGACCACGAACGTGGACGATCTCGCGGCGTTGAAAGGCTGA
- a CDS encoding NADH-quinone oxidoreductase subunit J, which produces MMLGFILLGALAIVGGVITIAARNAVHASLGLVGTLLCVAGLFATLNASFLAATQVIVYAGAVMVLFLFVIMLLNANQPVTERDPVPYVRELAGIGGTLLAGAFVVLAFTYKDPRPLAEGAEALRGGSALVMGETLLTRFLLPFEAVSILLLVAIVGAVALVQRPAAQPDGVPDELEEPVRTPREERVAAPSGAAPALMSEGEVRA; this is translated from the coding sequence ATGATGCTGGGGTTCATCCTGCTGGGCGCACTGGCCATCGTGGGCGGCGTGATCACCATTGCCGCGAGGAACGCGGTGCACGCGTCACTGGGGCTGGTGGGGACGCTGCTGTGCGTGGCGGGCCTGTTCGCCACGCTGAACGCGTCGTTCCTGGCCGCAACGCAGGTGATCGTGTACGCGGGCGCCGTGATGGTGCTGTTCCTGTTCGTGATCATGCTCCTGAACGCCAACCAGCCAGTCACGGAACGCGACCCGGTGCCGTACGTGCGCGAACTCGCCGGGATCGGCGGGACGCTGCTGGCCGGGGCGTTCGTGGTGCTGGCCTTCACGTACAAGGACCCGCGCCCGCTGGCCGAGGGGGCCGAGGCGCTGCGGGGCGGGTCCGCGCTGGTGATGGGGGAGACCCTCCTGACGCGGTTCCTGCTGCCCTTCGAGGCGGTGAGCATCCTGCTGCTGGTGGCGATTGTGGGCGCGGTGGCACTCGTGCAGCGTCCGGCCGCGCAGCCGGACGGCGTGCCGGACGAGCTGGAGGAACCAGTGAGGACCCCGCGTGAGGAACGGGTTGCCGCGCCGAGCGGGGCCGCCCCGGCGCTGATGTCAGAAGGGGAGGTGCGTGCCTGA
- the nuoI gene encoding NADH-quinone oxidoreductase subunit NuoI: protein MGVLEIAKGMGVTLGKLFQKPVTVSYPEQRATLQPRFRGRHILTRHPGTNLEKCIGCSLCAAACPAYAIYVEAAENDPAAPVSPGERYAKVYEINMLRCIFCGMCEEACPTGAVVLGNEFEMADYRYRDFVYAKEDMLVGVTGSVPQRREAERKGKPVRLGFQLDGGQPRAELEGVTYQ, encoded by the coding sequence ATGGGCGTTCTTGAAATTGCCAAGGGCATGGGCGTCACGCTGGGGAAACTGTTCCAGAAACCCGTGACGGTCAGTTACCCCGAACAGCGCGCCACGCTGCAACCCCGCTTCCGCGGGCGGCACATCCTGACCCGCCACCCCGGCACGAATCTGGAAAAGTGCATCGGCTGCTCGCTGTGCGCCGCCGCCTGCCCCGCCTACGCCATCTACGTGGAGGCGGCCGAGAACGACCCGGCCGCGCCCGTGTCGCCCGGCGAGCGCTACGCGAAGGTGTACGAGATCAACATGCTGCGCTGCATCTTCTGCGGCATGTGCGAGGAAGCCTGCCCGACCGGCGCGGTCGTGCTGGGCAACGAGTTCGAGATGGCCGACTACCGGTACCGCGACTTCGTGTATGCCAAGGAGGACATGCTCGTCGGCGTGACTGGCAGCGTCCCGCAGCGCCGCGAGGCCGAGCGGAAGGGTAAACCTGTCCGCCTGGGCTTCCAGCTCGACGGCGGGCAGCCCCGCGCGGAACTGGAAGGGGTGACGTACCAGTGA
- the nuoH gene encoding NADH-quinone oxidoreductase subunit NuoH — protein sequence MPDWLATLLISLLKAVLVVLGLLTTFAYMTLIERRLLGRMQLRPGPNRVGPMGLLQPAADAIKSIFKEDVTVTLADKLVYTLAPIVAIGMALTAFGGLPAGPAGSLFGENPWVYNLDTGILALLALTSMGVYGIFLGGWASGSKYPILGGLRSSAQMISYELGMGLSLLGLLMIVGTTSFHGIVGWQAQNGWMILFQSLGFVLFLISSFAETNRTPFDLPEAEQEIVAGYLTEYSAIKWALFQMAEYVNMITASAVMATLFFGGWKGPQFLNGLIPGISDWPLIWLIVKIAFFLFLFIWVRATLPRLRYDQLMRFGWKLVLPLALANTVMTAAFLAFRGSGGLWFLGVLSLAGVLALLVMSDRVRTLWNQPSIHPEGDIVRAGGD from the coding sequence ATGCCCGACTGGCTTGCCACCCTGCTCATCTCGCTGCTCAAGGCCGTGCTGGTCGTCCTGGGGCTGCTGACCACCTTCGCGTATATGACCCTGATCGAGCGGCGCCTGCTGGGCCGCATGCAGCTGCGACCCGGCCCGAACCGCGTGGGCCCCATGGGACTGCTGCAACCCGCCGCGGACGCCATCAAGAGCATCTTCAAGGAGGACGTCACCGTCACCCTGGCCGACAAGCTCGTGTACACCCTGGCGCCCATCGTCGCCATCGGTATGGCCCTGACCGCCTTCGGCGGTCTGCCCGCCGGACCCGCCGGGAGCCTGTTCGGCGAGAACCCCTGGGTGTACAACCTCGACACCGGCATCCTGGCGCTGCTGGCCCTGACCAGCATGGGCGTGTACGGCATCTTCCTGGGCGGCTGGGCGTCGGGCAGCAAGTACCCGATCCTGGGCGGCCTGCGCAGCAGCGCGCAGATGATCAGCTACGAACTCGGCATGGGCCTGAGCCTGCTGGGCCTGCTGATGATCGTCGGCACCACCTCCTTTCACGGCATCGTGGGCTGGCAGGCGCAGAACGGCTGGATGATCCTCTTCCAGTCGCTGGGCTTCGTGCTGTTCCTGATCTCGTCCTTCGCGGAAACCAACCGCACGCCCTTCGACCTGCCGGAAGCCGAACAGGAGATCGTCGCCGGGTACCTCACCGAGTACAGCGCGATCAAGTGGGCGCTGTTCCAGATGGCCGAGTACGTGAACATGATCACCGCGTCCGCCGTCATGGCCACCCTGTTCTTCGGTGGATGGAAGGGCCCGCAGTTCCTCAACGGCCTGATCCCCGGGATTTCGGACTGGCCGCTGATCTGGCTGATCGTGAAGATCGCGTTCTTCCTGTTCCTGTTCATCTGGGTGCGCGCCACCCTCCCGAGACTGCGCTACGACCAGCTGATGCGCTTCGGCTGGAAACTCGTCCTCCCGCTGGCGCTGGCCAACACCGTCATGACCGCCGCGTTTCTCGCGTTCCGCGGCTCGGGCGGCCTGTGGTTCCTGGGCGTCCTCAGCCTCGCGGGCGTGCTCGCGCTGCTCGTCATGAGCGACCGCGTCCGCACCCTGTGGAACCAGCCCAGCATCCACCCCGAAGGTGACATCGTCCGCGCCGGAGGCGACTGA